In one Oceanotoga teriensis genomic region, the following are encoded:
- a CDS encoding ATP-binding protein, with amino-acid sequence MMDNLIGIIAREEPEKLLKSIVEEISQQMKNKLKEDILLFIYEPSRKVLRLIGNTTEKKEINGCKIMTKEEKIEKELSKKSLLKYKINDELKALNTDYIYIYPLISEEKLLGVVGLFKENINIDTLEKTFSSYEIILKMVMENLSIKEIRERVLLIEKITDLIQETLEIEQLYTKYIKILNDFLHAEKVIYWELHDEKLVFKYGYGIDKNEILKKELCENSLEYEAFKKTDKLIIGRKSFLNYEKIFDIDLKSAMFSTLIVDGEKKGLFGIYNRNISGLRLYKNFDELDFDFFKETVKKMSIGVSRINLYNKIKSENDELKSLKESTENLIELQNNQLDKMNSLHKISQAIRSTYDKNMAIKIMLIGLTSGRGLRFNRALYLEKDNLRGFLVPKLWIGPDNFENVHQVWEEADRRALKYGEISQYLREEAVNLPDTNKLTESVGNKVLAYKGHPVLERVVQKRQIVHVKPNVLKVKGEELEDIYDIIKCEEFLIFPITGRTETKGVVIVDNIVTRNEISDLDSEIIKLFLDSTGLAFEMIENYNELRHKNKTLEEQKNMMDYYRRFKENILQNLVVGIIVVDRQGEIIEWNQKSELMFSKPRENVIGQNISIMKETFGEDIINTIDEVYEKQTNLKYPSYKLNIGEDKKVFDIQFSPLRNPDLGFLEGVIILLDDVTELFSLQKEMEKREKLAAIGEMTSRIAHEIRNPLTVIGGFLKRMNKKIDDPNSVKKYTDIINSELVRLEDIVSEILEYSRGSKLPRFEKINFNDLIDDVLMMYEDFVEQKNIDLKIMKNTDIINMDIDRNRIKQVLINLIKNAIEVVSDEGNIRIKTGIEKQKTAYFEIYNDGEPIPEEAKEKLFMPFFTTKTNGTGLGLPICKKIIEEEHKGKLYLVKSNEDGTVFKFEIPIN; translated from the coding sequence ATGATGGACAATTTAATAGGAATAATAGCTAGAGAAGAACCTGAAAAATTGTTAAAATCGATAGTTGAAGAAATCTCACAACAGATGAAAAATAAATTAAAAGAAGATATTTTATTATTTATTTATGAGCCTTCAAGAAAGGTTCTTAGACTCATAGGTAATACAACTGAAAAGAAAGAAATAAATGGTTGTAAAATAATGACTAAAGAAGAAAAAATCGAAAAAGAACTTTCTAAAAAATCTTTATTGAAGTATAAAATAAATGATGAACTTAAGGCTTTGAATACAGATTATATATATATATATCCTTTGATATCAGAAGAAAAACTTTTAGGTGTTGTTGGATTATTTAAAGAAAACATAAATATTGATACTTTAGAGAAAACCTTTTCTTCTTATGAAATAATATTAAAAATGGTGATGGAAAATCTCAGCATAAAAGAAATTAGGGAAAGAGTTTTACTTATAGAAAAAATAACAGATCTAATTCAAGAGACACTTGAAATAGAACAATTATATACTAAATATATAAAGATATTGAATGATTTTTTACATGCTGAAAAAGTTATTTATTGGGAACTACATGATGAAAAGCTTGTTTTTAAATATGGATATGGTATAGATAAAAATGAAATATTAAAAAAAGAATTATGTGAAAATTCTTTAGAATATGAAGCATTTAAAAAGACAGATAAACTTATAATAGGTAGAAAATCTTTTTTGAATTATGAAAAAATATTTGATATAGACTTAAAATCAGCCATGTTTTCGACATTGATAGTTGATGGAGAAAAAAAAGGTTTATTTGGAATTTATAACAGAAATATATCGGGATTGAGATTATATAAAAATTTTGATGAACTTGATTTTGATTTCTTTAAAGAGACAGTAAAAAAGATGAGTATAGGTGTTAGTAGAATAAACTTGTACAATAAAATAAAAAGTGAAAATGATGAATTAAAAAGTTTAAAAGAATCTACGGAAAATCTTATAGAGCTTCAAAACAATCAACTTGATAAGATGAACTCTTTACATAAAATTTCTCAAGCTATAAGATCTACATATGATAAAAATATGGCAATTAAAATAATGTTAATAGGTCTTACTTCTGGAAGAGGTTTGAGGTTTAATAGAGCACTTTATCTTGAAAAAGATAATTTAAGAGGATTTCTTGTTCCAAAACTTTGGATAGGCCCAGATAATTTTGAAAATGTTCATCAAGTTTGGGAAGAAGCCGATAGAAGAGCACTTAAATATGGAGAAATATCTCAATATTTGAGAGAAGAAGCTGTTAATTTGCCGGATACAAATAAATTAACAGAAAGTGTTGGAAACAAAGTTCTTGCATATAAAGGTCATCCTGTTCTTGAAAGAGTAGTTCAAAAAAGACAAATAGTTCATGTTAAACCAAATGTTTTAAAGGTGAAGGGTGAGGAATTAGAAGATATATACGATATAATAAAATGTGAAGAATTTTTAATATTTCCGATAACTGGTAGAACAGAAACAAAAGGTGTAGTTATAGTGGATAATATAGTTACCAGAAATGAAATAAGCGATCTCGATTCTGAAATAATAAAATTATTTCTTGATAGTACAGGGCTAGCCTTTGAAATGATAGAAAATTATAATGAACTAAGACATAAAAATAAAACTCTTGAAGAACAAAAAAATATGATGGATTATTATAGAAGATTTAAAGAAAATATTCTCCAAAATCTTGTTGTTGGAATAATAGTTGTTGATAGACAAGGTGAGATTATAGAATGGAATCAAAAATCTGAATTAATGTTTTCTAAACCAAGAGAAAATGTAATAGGACAAAATATAAGTATAATGAAAGAGACTTTTGGTGAAGATATTATAAATACTATAGATGAGGTGTATGAAAAACAAACAAATTTAAAATATCCGAGCTATAAATTGAATATAGGAGAAGATAAAAAGGTTTTTGATATACAATTTTCACCATTGAGAAATCCAGATCTTGGTTTTTTAGAAGGGGTAATAATACTTTTGGATGATGTTACAGAGTTATTTTCGCTTCAAAAAGAAATGGAAAAAAGAGAAAAACTTGCAGCAATAGGAGAAATGACTTCAAGAATAGCACATGAAATAAGAAATCCTTTAACTGTTATTGGAGGATTCTTAAAAAGAATGAATAAAAAAATAGATGATCCTAATTCAGTTAAGAAATATACAGATATAATAAATTCTGAACTCGTTAGACTTGAGGATATAGTTTCAGAAATACTTGAATATTCAAGAGGAAGTAAATTGCCAAGATTTGAGAAAATAAACTTTAATGATTTAATAGATGATGTATTGATGATGTATGAAGACTTTGTAGAACAAAAAAATATAGATTTAAAAATAATGAAAAATACAGATATAATAAACATGGATATAGATAGAAATAGAATAAAACAGGTGTTGATAAATCTAATAAAAAATGCAATAGAAGTAGTTTCTGATGAAGGAAATATAAGAATAAAGACTGGTATAGAAAAACAAAAAACAGCATACTTTGAGATATACAATGATGGAGAGCCCATACCTGAAGAAGCGAAAGAAAAATTATTTATGCCTTTTTTCACTACAAAAACAAATGGTACTGGTTTGGGATTGCCAATTTGTAAAAAAATAATAGAGGAAGAACATAAAGGAAAACTATATTTGGTAAAATCGAATGAAGATGGAACAGTTTTCAAGTTTGAAATACCTATTAATTAA
- a CDS encoding nitroreductase family protein, producing MKKYEEVPYFKGIDDRRNILSKDDLKGNYTILIFYPKHLPGEYSEEVLQISQQHIKYNKISGIEGFDVNLIIVTPDTEEYLAGLRDENDLDITFISDKNLEISNLFNVIERDSVQRKAYILDRWVRLRDVCEDTNPIFVDKLYEKIENIVFDDFSIDNNIEFRRAKRSFSIKKVSDLEIKKIIEAATKAPSCFNNQPWRYHVINSDEKLKKSFEYIPDGNYWMKYSSALIAVYSKKEDDCALNDSRDYFLFDTGMSVANLLLQATKMGIIAHPVAGYKSEKLKKFLNIDDESVLITVIAVGYPGAGEYLTEKHIEVENGPRIRKELDDILKWN from the coding sequence ATGAAAAAGTATGAAGAAGTTCCTTATTTTAAAGGTATTGATGATAGAAGAAATATTTTAAGTAAAGATGATTTAAAAGGGAATTATACTATTTTAATATTTTACCCAAAACATCTTCCAGGAGAATATTCGGAAGAAGTTCTCCAAATATCACAGCAACATATTAAATACAATAAGATTTCCGGAATTGAAGGATTTGATGTGAATTTAATCATTGTCACACCCGATACTGAAGAGTATTTGGCAGGTTTGAGAGATGAAAATGATTTAGATATAACATTTATTTCTGATAAAAATCTTGAGATTTCAAATCTTTTTAATGTCATTGAAAGAGATTCTGTACAGAGAAAAGCTTATATTTTGGATAGATGGGTAAGATTGAGAGATGTTTGTGAAGATACAAATCCAATTTTTGTTGACAAATTGTACGAAAAGATAGAAAATATTGTATTTGATGATTTTTCTATCGATAACAATATAGAGTTTAGAAGGGCTAAAAGATCTTTCTCTATAAAAAAAGTTAGCGATTTAGAGATCAAAAAAATTATAGAAGCTGCCACTAAAGCTCCATCGTGTTTTAATAATCAACCTTGGAGATATCATGTTATAAATTCTGATGAAAAATTAAAAAAATCTTTTGAATACATACCAGATGGGAATTACTGGATGAAATATTCATCGGCTTTGATAGCAGTATATTCAAAAAAAGAAGATGATTGTGCATTAAATGATTCACGAGATTATTTTTTGTTTGATACTGGAATGTCTGTTGCTAATCTATTGTTACAAGCAACAAAAATGGGGATAATAGCTCATCCGGTTGCAGGATATAAATCTGAAAAATTAAAAAAATTTTTAAATATCGATGATGAGTCTGTTTTGATAACTGTTATAGCTGTTGGATATCCTGGTGCAGGTGAATATTTAACTGAAAAACATATTGAAGTAGAAAATGGACCGAGGATAAGAAAAGAATTAGATGATATACTCAAATGGAATTAA
- a CDS encoding heme NO-binding domain-containing protein produces the protein MVVSTWLETWRKLYGDNTVNNVMNEVGMNKDKIFTPIEEVEDKDVYKMVDSISKKTGHSKKDILKTMGKKNIYTFHSYYPNFFKREGVLAFLSSMNDVHKSLTKRIKGAKPPRIDFEIVNNKQAIITYSSFRDMRYYFLGLLEGSAEYFNDAIEYDIIEDISNDKNYSIKVKVKAQKEFAQITKLKLFSILGLGILKRFVTSSVFLIFLTTFIFSIIFGNIMNNNIISALLTAILSGTSFAFLGVYFKKGLRTTNSSIENMKKNKFDTPVLVKGEKELENQTKQLEDLRISLSGLFIDLVGDIEEIEIFTSKVGDKASEMKELSDSMGDLVEQVADGSVQISTDAEEISNVVESNVNSINNIIQRENSMVNELENAVNQINNSSKMVESSSDGIEKMSYRFNDLVKNSKNLENDAHEIMNVVQTVTSIADQTDLLALNAAIEAARAGEAGRGFSVVAEEIRQLAESSKNAASQISNILGKISSGIDSLNKNVENEYNIMTEEAKKLKDSSSTNLSSSNNIKKISSEIENVLTELKTEGEKLTGLTASVQNLLAISEEGSATAEEISSSVREFIRNLKGILDDLEKTNAFIKGFKKNFEKINF, from the coding sequence ATGGTCGTGAGCACCTGGTTGGAAACCTGGCGAAAATTATATGGTGATAATACTGTAAATAATGTTATGAATGAAGTTGGAATGAATAAAGATAAAATATTTACTCCCATAGAAGAAGTAGAGGATAAAGATGTTTATAAGATGGTTGATTCTATATCTAAGAAAACTGGTCATAGTAAAAAAGATATATTAAAAACCATGGGTAAAAAAAATATTTATACATTTCATAGTTATTATCCAAACTTTTTTAAGAGAGAAGGAGTACTTGCCTTTTTATCTTCTATGAATGATGTACACAAATCTTTAACAAAAAGGATAAAAGGAGCCAAACCACCGAGAATTGACTTTGAAATAGTAAATAATAAACAAGCAATAATTACTTATTCTTCATTTAGAGATATGAGATATTACTTCTTAGGTCTTTTAGAGGGCTCTGCTGAATATTTTAATGATGCCATCGAATACGATATTATAGAAGATATATCAAATGATAAAAATTATTCTATAAAAGTTAAAGTTAAAGCTCAAAAAGAATTTGCTCAAATAACTAAGTTAAAATTATTCTCAATTTTAGGACTTGGTATTTTAAAAAGATTCGTGACTAGTTCTGTCTTTTTGATATTTTTAACAACATTTATATTTTCTATAATTTTTGGAAATATTATGAATAATAATATAATTTCAGCATTATTGACGGCAATTCTTAGTGGAACCTCTTTTGCATTTTTAGGCGTTTACTTTAAAAAAGGTCTTAGAACAACTAATTCAAGTATAGAAAATATGAAAAAAAATAAATTTGATACTCCTGTATTGGTAAAAGGTGAAAAAGAATTAGAAAATCAAACAAAACAACTCGAAGATTTAAGAATAAGTTTGAGTGGCCTTTTTATAGATCTCGTTGGAGATATAGAAGAAATAGAAATCTTCACTTCAAAAGTTGGAGACAAAGCATCTGAAATGAAAGAACTTTCCGATTCTATGGGTGATCTCGTTGAACAAGTTGCGGATGGTTCTGTACAAATAAGTACAGATGCTGAAGAAATATCTAATGTGGTTGAATCAAATGTAAATTCAATAAACAATATAATTCAAAGAGAAAACTCTATGGTAAATGAATTAGAAAATGCTGTAAATCAAATAAATAATTCTTCAAAAATGGTTGAATCTTCTTCAGATGGAATAGAAAAAATGTCTTATAGATTCAATGATCTTGTAAAAAATAGTAAAAATTTAGAAAATGATGCCCATGAAATAATGAATGTAGTTCAAACAGTTACATCTATAGCCGATCAAACAGATCTTTTAGCTTTAAATGCTGCGATAGAAGCAGCTCGTGCCGGTGAAGCGGGAAGAGGATTCTCTGTAGTTGCCGAAGAAATAAGACAATTAGCAGAAAGCTCTAAAAATGCAGCTTCTCAAATAAGTAATATACTTGGAAAAATATCTTCAGGAATAGATTCTCTTAATAAAAATGTTGAAAATGAATACAATATAATGACTGAAGAAGCTAAAAAACTAAAAGATAGCTCTTCTACAAATTTGAGTTCTTCAAATAATATAAAGAAAATCTCTTCTGAAATAGAAAATGTTTTAACTGAATTGAAAACAGAAGGAGAAAAATTAACAGGTTTAACCGCAAGTGTTCAAAACTTACTTGCAATTTCAGAAGAAGGCTCTGCAACGGCAGAAGAAATATCTTCTTCAGTAAGAGAATTCATAAGAAATCTAAAAGGTATACTCGATGATCTTGAAAAAACCAATGCTTTTATAAAAGGATTCAAGAAAAATTTCGAAAAAATAAACTTCTAA
- a CDS encoding GNAT family N-acetyltransferase, with protein sequence MLKGDKVILRAYNKDDVKNALKSINDFEVKQYLDPSIPFPLKYEDELKWYERLNPKGDGTYSMAIENLETGEYMGGIGVNSVDWKNSVASIGLFLAKEFWNKGYGTDSLNVLLNFIFNEMNINKVKLNVYDFNKRGIRCYEKVGFVKEGVLREEIYRNGKYNDEIIMGILKSEFKQKNNQE encoded by the coding sequence ATGCTTAAGGGAGATAAAGTTATATTGAGGGCTTATAACAAAGATGATGTGAAAAATGCTTTAAAAAGTATTAATGATTTTGAAGTGAAACAATATTTAGATCCATCTATTCCATTTCCATTAAAATATGAAGATGAACTTAAATGGTATGAGCGTTTAAATCCAAAAGGGGATGGAACTTACAGTATGGCCATTGAAAATTTAGAAACTGGAGAATATATGGGTGGAATAGGTGTAAATTCTGTTGATTGGAAAAATTCTGTAGCCTCAATAGGATTATTTTTAGCTAAAGAATTTTGGAATAAAGGATATGGAACTGACTCTTTAAATGTACTTTTGAATTTTATTTTCAATGAAATGAATATAAATAAAGTCAAATTAAATGTTTATGATTTTAATAAAAGAGGTATAAGATGCTATGAGAAAGTTGGATTTGTTAAAGAAGGTGTATTGAGAGAAGAAATTTATAGAAATGGAAAATATAATGATGAAATAATAATGGGAATATTAAAAAGTGAATTTAAACAAAAAAATAATCAGGAGTAA
- a CDS encoding sodium:proton antiporter, giving the protein MISKIVVVGILLLTYYFIIFGKVNKSVIAFSMGLLALLIKVSDEMKVENISEYVDFNTIGILMGMMILVGILKSTGVFQAIAGYIVKFSKGNINTIFITTLATVAVLSSILDNVTTLLLFSPVILLICQEAEIKPEAIIFPMIFAANIGGTATMIGDPPNILVASASQKSFVEFFSVMVIPAVLAFFISTLYFLLYNKEFKKATPDKFKNLLNIEPKKAITNKPLLIKGSIVFFAVVAGFLIHEYLDYEAALIALTGGAIMLLISGKSFEEVSKEIEWDTIFFFIGLFTIVKALELAEVIDDITSLIFNFSSHPTLLIILVLWISGILSAFIGAVPVVTIFIPIVKALVPEIPNGPELWWALALGASFGGNGTISGAASNMVVVGMLESNFKEKIKFTDFMKPGMLVAIMGLTLSTGYLLLRINVFN; this is encoded by the coding sequence ATGATTTCCAAGATTGTTGTGGTAGGTATTCTTTTATTGACATACTACTTTATAATTTTTGGAAAAGTCAATAAATCAGTTATTGCTTTTAGTATGGGTTTATTGGCTTTATTGATTAAAGTTTCAGATGAAATGAAAGTAGAAAACATAAGTGAGTATGTCGATTTTAATACTATAGGTATCTTAATGGGAATGATGATTCTCGTTGGAATACTTAAGAGCACGGGTGTTTTCCAAGCTATTGCAGGATATATAGTAAAATTTTCAAAGGGAAATATAAATACTATATTCATAACAACCCTTGCCACTGTCGCAGTACTATCCAGTATATTGGATAATGTAACAACATTACTTCTTTTTTCACCAGTTATACTTTTGATATGTCAGGAAGCTGAAATTAAACCTGAAGCCATAATATTTCCAATGATTTTTGCGGCAAATATAGGTGGTACGGCAACAATGATTGGTGATCCTCCTAACATATTGGTTGCAAGTGCTTCTCAAAAAAGTTTTGTAGAGTTTTTCTCGGTAATGGTTATTCCAGCAGTTTTAGCTTTTTTTATATCAACACTTTATTTTTTATTATACAATAAAGAGTTTAAAAAGGCCACTCCAGATAAATTCAAAAATCTTTTGAATATTGAGCCTAAAAAAGCTATAACAAACAAACCACTTTTGATAAAGGGAAGTATAGTTTTCTTTGCTGTAGTTGCGGGATTTTTAATTCATGAGTACCTCGATTATGAAGCAGCACTTATAGCTCTTACAGGTGGAGCAATAATGCTTTTGATATCGGGAAAATCTTTTGAAGAAGTTTCAAAAGAGATAGAATGGGATACGATTTTTTTCTTCATTGGTCTGTTCACAATAGTAAAAGCTTTAGAACTTGCTGAAGTAATTGATGATATAACTTCATTGATCTTTAACTTTTCAAGCCATCCTACACTATTAATAATATTAGTCCTTTGGATATCCGGTATATTATCTGCTTTTATAGGAGCTGTTCCAGTTGTCACAATATTTATTCCTATAGTTAAAGCATTAGTTCCAGAAATACCAAATGGTCCAGAACTTTGGTGGGCTCTTGCTTTAGGAGCTTCATTCGGTGGTAATGGAACCATTAGTGGAGCAGCATCAAATATGGTTGTGGTTGGTATGTTAGAATCAAATTTTAAAGAAAAAATTAAATTTACAGATTTCATGAAACCTGGTATGCTTGTAGCCATAATGGGTTTGACTTTATCTACAGGCTATCTTCTTTTGAGAATAAATGTTTTTAATTAA